The following is a genomic window from Candidatus Woesearchaeota archaeon.
TTTACCTCCTTAAAAACTAACTAAAGGACTTTTAGGTCCATAAATCATTATTGCTAAAAGAATAAATGTTGCAATTATTGCTATTGAACTAAGTGTCATGAAATCAGCAGGTTTCTTTTCATGTTTTTTTCCTTCTGCTACTTCTTCATACATCATGATGCTTAAACCGCCTAATATTATCACATTAATTATTATGTAAAAAGGCATGAATATTAACAGGTTATCTGAAAACATCATGATCGAAATCATAGGCCCCATAGTTCCCCCCATAAGTCCTGCCATCATTCCTTCCATAGTTCCCATAACGCCGCAGCATTTTCCTGTAAGCCAACCGACCAAACATCCTAAAAGCATTCCAACCATTGCTCCTGCAAAGAAACCATTAGTTGCTCCTATAACTGCACCTATCATCATTCCTGTCTGCATTCCTATGGTCATTCCTATCATCATTCCTGTCATGCAAGTAATTTTATTCTTCAAATAAGCAACAACATGCCAAATAGCCACTCCTATTGTTGCTATGCTTATGTTAAGATACAATATCCACCAACCATAATTTACAAAGAAATCAGGAATGTTCTTTAGAAATACAAAATAAGCAAGAACTTCCAATATGCTAATTATAAGAAAAATTCCTATTGTATATGGTATTATCTTTGATTCAACAATATAATTTGAAGGATTCTCCTTGAAATGTCTTATTCTCTCTTTGAACGTTTTTCTTTCAAATGACTGAGTTGAAGCACGAAAACCTTTTGATTTTATTATATTGATTATGTGGTCAGGACTTGTCTTTGAATCATCAAATTCAAATGTTGCCGATTCATCGTTTATTGAATACTTTATTATTCCATCCTCTTTGTCAAAAGCTTTTTTTAGAACTCTTGAACAGGAATCACATTCTATGTCTGGTATGTAAATAGTTTCTTTCATTACTCCACCTCATAACCTTCTTTTTTTATCACTGCCCTGATTTTATTTTCAGAAACCTTGTTTTCATCAAATCCTAATTTTAATTCTCCAGAATCATGAGAAATACTTTTTACATTTACATAATCTAGTTCCTCCAATTCTTCTTTTATTAACATTTCGCACGATTTGCAATGCATTCCTTTCACTTTGAATTTCTTTTCCATGATTAATCACCCTGCAACTCTGTCTGAACAGGGTTTATTAATACCATTCGCCCATAGTTTTCATGCTCAGAAAGTTTGAAACGTCCAAATTGTTGTTCTAGAACGTTTATGGCTGAAAAAGAACAGGATTTTATATTTGTGTTGCTATTGGAGTCATTATACATAAATAAAAATATTATAATTTATGTTTATTTCTTTGAAAAAACCATGGAAGAATTTGCCTTTAAAAAATTGATTTTGATAAGTAAAACTGACTTATAAACGTTAATTCTTGAGAATTTGGAGATTTCAGCCATTTTGGTTTATGTTAAATCAATGGAAAGGTATATAAATAATTTTGATGTTTTATTTTACGAAGTGGTGCTTAAAAAAGTAAAAACGGGTTTTGATAAAGTTTTTGAAGATAAATTCAACAGGATCTTCATACCGTTACTCATATTAATAGGAATACTGTTAATTGTAAGTGGAGGAGCAAGTTCTGATGTTAATGATAATACAGAAGTAGGAAAGTTAAATGTTCACTTTTTCTATCTTCCAAGCTGTCCTCATTGTCAAGAACAAAAACCATTCAATGAGCAGTTGATGCAGGAATATCCCGAGATTAATTGGATATATCATGACACAAGTGACTCCAAAGAAAATCAAATATATGCTCAGATGGCTGTTGAGAGAGGTCTTAGTCTTAGAAATTTAGGAGTACCAGGAACATTTATTGGAGATGAAGAAATAATTGGTTTTGGGAGTGCTGAGACAACAGGCGTTCAGATAAGACAAGCACTAGAAGATTATATTGCACAAAATACTAAAGAAACAGAACAAGAGGTTAATGAAACTGTTTTACCAGAGAATGATTCTGAGGAATTCAACAGAATAGTAAACTTACCTATGTTTGGAGAAATAGATGTTCTGAATGTAAGTCTTCCTGTTCTTTCTATTTTACTCGGATTCGTAGATGGAATGAATCCCTGCGCTATGTGGGTCTTGGTATATTTAATATCTTTAATTCTTGAAGTAAGAGATAGAAAGAAAATATGGTTCTTAGTTGGATCTTTCTTATTAGCATCAGGAGTATTATATTTCTTATTCATGACTGCATGGCTAAATGTATTTTTATTGGTTGGTTACATACGGACTGTAACAATAATAGTGGGTCTTGTTGCTTTATATTTTGGAGTTACAAGTATAAAGACTTTTATAGAAACAAAAGGCGCCATTCAATGTGAAGTGGGTGATGCTGAAAGTAAGAAAAAAACTATGAGCAAGATGAAACAATTAGTTGCTTCTCCCCTAACGTGGGCAACAATGGCTGGAATGGTAGGATTGGCTTTTTTAGTAAATTCTCTAGAATTTGTATGCTCTGCAGCACTTCCGGCAATATTTACACAAGTTTTAGCAATAAGTGAAATATCAGGAGCATCATATTACTTGTATATTTTGTTATATGTGTTCTTCTTTATGCTAGACGACCTTATAATATTTGGATTAGCAGTATTTGCAGTAAATAAATTCGTAGGGGACAAATATGCTAAATGGTGCAAATTGATAGGTGGAATAATAATGTTAGTCTTAGGAATAATAATGGTCTTCTTTCCACACATATTAAGATGATTTTCTAAAAATTTATATTTGAATATGATTTATGTTATTTTATGAGAGAAAATAAAGTCTTCCTATTTAATAAATATGGCGAGAAACTTGCAGGTCTTGAAGCAATTCCTTCTGAGAAAAAAGAGAAATATCCTGCAGTCATATTAGTTCATGGATTCGGGGTTACAAAAGAAGAATACGGATTATTTGATGGATTAGCAAAAACTCTTTCAGATGCAGGTTTTATTGTGTATAGATTTGACTTTTCAGGAAGAGGAGAAAGTGAAGGAGATTACTCTGAGATGACTATAACTCGTGAATGTGATGATCTTGACGCAATAATGAGCTTTGTCGAAACTCAGGATTTTGTTGATTCCGGGATGATAGGGATGCTAGCACAATCATTTGGAACTGCCGTAGTCGCTTCCTATGTTCCTGATGTAAAAGCTCTTGTCTTCACAGGAAGCATATCTGATTTTGAAAATGTTACTGCAAATCCAAAAAAATGGGATGTTCTTGACAAAAAAGGCATATCTATAAAAACAAAAGGACCTGGCGAAGTAATAAAAATAAATTCTGCTTTTTGGGAAGACTTAGAAAAATATGATGTGCTTAAATCTATAAAAAAAATAAAGTGTCCGATACTTTTTATACACGGTTCAGAAGATGGAAGAGTTCCGCTTGAAAGCATGGAAGCATATTATGAGAATGCAAATGAGCCAAAAGAAAAAATAATAATTCAAGGAGCAGATCATGATATGGAACCAAAAAGAGAAGAACTGAACAAAATTGTTGTCAATTGGTTCAAGAAAAATTTAAATTAATTATTTACTTAAATATTTTTATTATTCTTACCTATGGTTACGGTCATAGAACCCATTCAGAACGTTGGAGGAACGTTCGCTTTGCTCAGTTCCTCAGTTAGAGTTTTACTTGAATATTTTTATTATTTTTACTGGGCAGTCTTTTGCTGCTTTTTCGTTCTAAGGTTACGGTCTTAGGTCCCATTCAGAACGTTGGAGGAACGTTCGCTTTGCTCAGTTCCTCAGTTAGAGTTTTACTTGAATATTTTTATTATTTTTACTGGGCAGTCTTTTGCTGCTTTTTCATTTTCTTCTAGAAGAGCAAGGTCAAGGTCTGTTACGTATGTGTCTCCTTTCTTTTCAGAATCTTTCAGGTCTGCTTTTCCGTCTTTTTCGTTGATTTTCCACATGCTCGGACAATTCTCAACGCATGAGTTACATCCGATGCAGTCTTTTCTGTAATGAACTATTTTCGCCACTTTGGTTTCACTCTTTTTTATTGAATATTAAGAAGTCAATATCTGTTATTGCTTTTATTTTGTGATATGTTCTTTCTGGTATTTCAAATTTTGCGGGAGCTTCAAGTATTTCTGTTTTGTCTTTAATTGTGATTTCTGCTCTTCCTCTTATTAAATATATTAATTCATATTCGTTTATTTCATTATCTCCTGAAACTGTATCTTTATATCTGTAAAGTATTTTGAATCCTTTTGCTTGGTATGTTTTTCCTTTTTCGTTTTCTTTTATTAGTTTCATTTTTCTTCTATTATTACTTC
Proteins encoded in this region:
- a CDS encoding alpha/beta fold hydrolase — encoded protein: MRENKVFLFNKYGEKLAGLEAIPSEKKEKYPAVILVHGFGVTKEEYGLFDGLAKTLSDAGFIVYRFDFSGRGESEGDYSEMTITRECDDLDAIMSFVETQDFVDSGMIGMLAQSFGTAVVASYVPDVKALVFTGSISDFENVTANPKKWDVLDKKGISIKTKGPGEVIKINSAFWEDLEKYDVLKSIKKIKCPILFIHGSEDGRVPLESMEAYYENANEPKEKIIIQGADHDMEPKREELNKIVVNWFKKNLN
- a CDS encoding ferredoxin, which codes for MAKIVHYRKDCIGCNSCVENCPSMWKINEKDGKADLKDSEKKGDTYVTDLDLALLEENEKAAKDCPVKIIKIFK
- a CDS encoding cation transporter, producing the protein MEKKFKVKGMHCKSCEMLIKEELEELDYVNVKSISHDSGELKLGFDENKVSENKIRAVIKKEGYEVE
- a CDS encoding heavy metal translocating P-type ATPase, with amino-acid sequence MKETIYIPDIECDSCSRVLKKAFDKEDGIIKYSINDESATFEFDDSKTSPDHIINIIKSKGFRASTQSFERKTFKERIRHFKENPSNYIVESKIIPYTIGIFLIISILEVLAYFVFLKNIPDFFVNYGWWILYLNISIATIGVAIWHVVAYLKNKITCMTGMMIGMTIGMQTGMMIGAVIGATNGFFAGAMVGMLLGCLVGWLTGKCCGVMGTMEGMMAGLMGGTMGPMISIMMFSDNLLIFMPFYIIINVIILGGLSIMMYEEVAEGKKHEKKPADFMTLSSIAIIATFILLAIMIYGPKSPLVSF